In Carya illinoinensis cultivar Pawnee chromosome 6, C.illinoinensisPawnee_v1, whole genome shotgun sequence, a single genomic region encodes these proteins:
- the LOC122313266 gene encoding V-type proton ATPase subunit a3-like, producing the protein MGEVRGGCCPPMYLFRSEPMQLVQLIFPIESAHLTVSYLGDVGLLQFKDLNVEKSPFQRTYAAQIKKCGEMARKLRYFKEQMLKAGFCPKKSTAQVDINLDDLEVRLGELEAELVEINANSEKLQRAHNELVEYKLVLEKAGEFFHVAHSSATEVQREYESRQITEESLDTPLLLEQEMLTDSSKQVKLGFITGLVPREKSMAFERIIFRATRGNVFIRHAVVEDPVTDPVSGEKIEKNVFVVFYSGEKAKNKILKICEAFGANRYPFSEDLGKQAQMITEVSGRLSELKTTIDVGLLQRNSLLQTIGDQFEQWDLWVRKEKSVYHTLNMLSLDVTKKCLVGEGWSPSFATKQIQHALERAAFDSNSQVGAIFQVLQTKELPPTYFQTNKFTSPFQEIVDAYGVAKYQEANPTVYTIITFPFLFAVMFGDWGHGICLLLATLFLIARERKYSSQKLGDIMEMMFAGRYCILMMALFSIFTGLIYNEFFSVPFELFAPSAYACRDLSCRDATTVGLIKARPTYPFGVDPAWHGSRSELPFLNSLKMKMSILLGVAQMNLGIMLSYYNAKFFGNGINTWFQFVPQIIFLNSLFGYLSILILVKWCTGSQADLYHTMIYMFLSPTDELGENQLFVGQKTLQLVLLLLALVAVPWMLLPKPFLLKKQHQDRHRGQSYTPLRSTEESLQLESNHGLHGHEEFEFSEVFVHQLIHTIEFVLGSVSNTASYLRLWALSLAHSELASVFYDKLLMLAWGYNNVVILIVGIFIFICATVGVLLVMETLSAFLHALRLHWVEFQNKFYEGDGYKFYPFSFTLIGDEDE; encoded by the exons ATGGGAGAGGTCAGAGGAGGGTGTTGCCCGCCGATGTATCTGTTCAGGTCGGAGCCCATGCAGCTGGTTCAGCTCATCTTCCCCATCGAGTCCGCTCACCTCACCGTCTCCTATCTCGGCGATGTCGGCCTACTACAATTCAAAGAC CTCAATGTGGAGAAGAGCCCATTTCAGCGGACTTATGCGGCTCAG ATAAAAAAATGTGGGGAGATGGCACGCAAATTACGCTATTTCAAGGAACAAATGCTGAAGGCTGGGTTTTGTCCAAAAAAGTCTACAGCACAAGTTGATATCAATTTGGATGATTTAGAG GTAAGACTAGGTGAACTTGAGGCAGAACTGGTCGAGATAAATGCAAATAGTGAGAAGTTGCAACGTGCTCATAATGAACTAGTAGAATATAAGCTTGTTCTGGAGAag GCTGGTGAGTTTTTTCATGTAGCTCACAGCAGTGCCACAGAAGTACAGAGGGAGTATGAATCACGCCAGATTACTGAAGAATCCTTGGATACACCATTATTGTTGGAGCAA GAAATGTTAACTGATTCATCCAAGCAAGTTAAGCTGGGGTTCATCACGGGCCTTGTTCCTAGGGAAAAGTCAATGGCATTTGAGAGGATTATTTTTCGTGCTACTAGGGGTAATGTGTTTATTAGACATGCTGTTGTTGAGGACCCTGTGACTGATCCTGTTTCTGGAGAGAAG ATTGAAAAGAATGTGTTTGTGGTTTTCTACTCTGGAGAAAAAGCAAAGAACAAGATTCTTAAAATATGTGAAGCTTTTGGAGCAAATCGTTATCCTTTTAGTGAGGACTTGGGTAAACAAGCTCAAATGATCACTGAG GTTTCAGGAAGACTATCAGAGCTGAAGACCACCATAGATGTTGGACTGCTGCAACGAAACAGTTTGTTACAGACCATCGGAGATCAATTTGAGCAGTGGGACCTTTGG GTGAGAAAGGAGAAATCCGTATATCACACCTTGAACATGCTTAGCCTTGATGTGACAAAAAAGTGTCTTGTTGGCGAGGGCTGGAGTCCTAGTTTTGCAACAAAACAG ATCCAGCATGCATTGGAGAGGGCAGCATTTGACTCTAATTCCCAAGTTGGAGCAATCTTCCAGGTTTTGCAAACGAAGGAGTTACCGCCAACCTATTTTCAGACAAACAAATTCACTTCTCCTTTCCAAGAAATTGTTGATGCATATGG GGTGGCTAAATATCAAGAAGCAAATCCTACTGTATACACTATCATTACATTCCCATTTCTTTTTGCTGTCATGTTTGGTGATTGGGGGCATGGAATATGCTTATTACTTGCAACATTATTTCTAATAGCCAGGGAGAGGAAATATTCTAGTCAG AAGCTTGGAGACATTATGGAAATGATGTTTGCTGGTCGTTACTGTATTTTGATGATGGCACTCTTCTCAATTTTCACGGGTTTGATCTATAATGAATTCTTCTCAGTCCCATTTGAGCTGTTTGCTCCCTCGGCATATGCATGCCGTGATCTTTCTTGCAG AGATGCTACTACTGTGGGATTGATTAAGGCACGTCCCACTTATCCATTTGGCGTAGATCCTGCATGGCACGGTAGCCGCAGTGAGCTGCCATTCCTGAACTCTTTGAAGATGAAAATGTCAATCCTTCTTGGGGTAGCTCAAATGAACCTGGGAATCATGTTAAGCTATTACAATGCCAAATTCTTTGGGAATGGCATTAATACCTG GTTCCAATTTGTTCcccagataatttttttaaacagtttgttTGGCTACCTGTCCATTCTCATCCTTGTGAAGTGGTGCACTGGTTCACAAGCTGATCTATACCACACAATGATATACATGTTCCTCAGTCCTACTGATGAGCTGGGTGAAAACCAGCTTTTTGTTGGCCAGAAGACACTACAG CTTGTGTTACTGTTACTGGCCCTTGTTGCTGTACCCTGGATGCTACTTCCAAAgccttttcttttgaagaagcAGCACCAAGAT CGGCATCGGGGCCAATCTTACACACCACTTCGGAGCACAGAGGAATCCCTTCAGTTGGAGTCAAATCATGGTTTACATGGTCATGAGGAGTTTGAGTTCAGTGAAGTCTTTGTACACCAACTGATACATACCATAGAATTTGTGCTTGGATCAGTCTCAAATACGGCTTCTTACCTTCGTCTATGGGCCCTAAG TCTTGCTCACTCGGAGTTGGCAAGTGTGTTCTACGATAAACTTCTCATGCTTGCTTGGGG GTACAACAATGTGGTTATCCTAATAGTAGGCATCTTCATCTTTATTTGCGCTACTGTTGGGGTGTTGCTTGTAATGGAAACGCTCAGTGCTTTCCTACACGCATTGCGACTTCACTGGGTGGAGTTCCAAAACAAGTTCTATGAGGGAGACGGTTACAAGTTCTATCCATTCTCATTCACATTGATTGGTGATGAAGATGAATGA